In Xyrauchen texanus isolate HMW12.3.18 chromosome 13, RBS_HiC_50CHRs, whole genome shotgun sequence, a single genomic region encodes these proteins:
- the eevs gene encoding 2-epi-5-epi-valiolone synthase has protein sequence MDNVQNLNKQETVFSLVQVKGTWKRKAGQNVKQGLKGRVSAAKIYESTSSNGTTWTVVSPITFTYTVTQTKNLLDPSNDTLLLGHIRDTQQLEAIQSSSTPFKRFIVMDEVVYNLYGSQVTDYLEARNVLYRILPLPTTEENKCMEMALKILEEVHRFGIDRRTEPIIAIGGGVCLDIVGLAASLYRRRTPYIRVPTTLLSYIDASVGAKTGVNFANCKNKLGTYIPPVAAFLDRSFIQTIPRRHISNGLAEMLKMALMKHRGLFELLETQGQFLLDSKFQSTMVLEEDHIDPASVSTRVAIETMLEELAPNLWEDDLDRLVDFGHLISPELEMKVLPALLHGEAVNIDMAYMVYVAREMGLLTEEEKFRIICCMLGLELPVWHQDCSFALVQKSLCDRLQHSGGLVRMPLSTGLGRAEIFNDINEGILFRAFEKWCDELSTGSPR, from the exons ATGGACAACGTGCAAAACCTCAACAAGCAGGAGACCGTTTTCAGCCTGGTGCAAGTGAAAGGGACATGGAAACGCAAAGCGGGGCAAAATGTGAAGCAAGGATTGAAGGGGCGAGTTTCAGCTGCTAAAAT TTATGAAAGCACCTCCTCAAATGGCACCACCTGGACAGTGGTCAGCCCCATCACCTTCACATATACAGTTACTCAGACCAAAAACCTTCTTGACCCCAGCAATGACACACTGCTTTTGGGCCACATAAGAGACACTCAACAGCTTGAGGCCATACAGTCCAGCAGCACGCCCTTTAAACGCTTCATAGTCATGGATGAGGTTGTGTACAATCTCTATGGTTCCCAGGTCACTGATTACCTCGAGGCCCGAAACGTTCTGTACCGGATCCTGCCCCTGCCCACTACGGAGGAGAACAAGTGCATGGAAATGGCGCTGAAGATCCTGGAGGAAGTCCACAGGTTCGGGATCGACCGACGTACAGAGCCCATCATTGCCATTGGAGGTGGGGTGTGCCTCGACATTGTAGGTCTTGCAGCCTCCCTCTACAGAAGGCGTACGCCCTACATCCGTGTTCCCACAACCCTCCTGTCCTACATCGATGCAAGCGTGGGAGCAAAGACGGGCGTGAACTTTGCAAACTGCAAGAATAAGCTGGGCACCTACATTCCACCCGTTGCCGCCTTCTTGGATAGGTCCTTTATACAAACCATTCCTAGGAGGCATATATCTAATGGGCTTGCAGAAATGCTTAAG ATGGCTCTCATGAAGCACAGGGGGCTGTTTGAACTTCTGGAAACTCAGGGCCAGTTCCTCTTAGACTCCAAATTCCAGTCCACTATGGTGCTAGAAGAAGACCACATTGACCCGGCTTCTGTATCTACACGTGTTGCAATAGAAACCATGTTGGAAGAATTAGCTCCAAACCTATGGGAGGATGATCTTGACAGACTGGTTGACTTCGGTCACCTGATCAGCCCAGAACTTGAGATG aaaGTTCTACCTGCTCTTCTCCATGGTGAAGCGGTGAACATCGATATGGCCTACATGGTGTACGTGGCCCGTGAAATGGGGCTACTAACAGAAGAGGAGAAGTTCAGGATTATATGTTGCATGCTAGGGCTTGAGCTGCCAGTTTGGCACCAAGATTGCTCCTTCGCTCTGGTGCAGAAGTCTCTTTGTGACCGACTGCAACACTCTGGTGGGCTTGTTCGAATGCCCTTATCCACAGGTCTGGGAAGAGCAG AAATCTTCAATGACATCAATGAAGGAATTCTGTTCAGAGCATTTGAGAAGTGGTGTGATGAGCTCAGCACTGGGTCACCTCGATAA